From one Tsukamurella tyrosinosolvens genomic stretch:
- a CDS encoding MetQ/NlpA family ABC transporter substrate-binding protein, which yields MKRTATALLAVLLSLVAVGTTACTSDAPSNEITLGVVDVGKPHWKVFTDVAKEHGYSVKLVSFSDYNAPNPALADESIDLNQFQHVRYLAAYNVKNSVRLTPVGATQIYPLQLYSKRHRSIDALPQGATIALSDNPANQIRPLLSLKAAGLVTFRDGAGTWQSTLADVDRARSKVTLVTLDPTQIGPSLDSVDAGFVDDTFAVKLGLTSKDSIYTDDPRRPDLAQYVNVFAARENDPRTGDYTALAGLYHDQRVRDAVVKDSGETAIFTTDAPDALRETLARVEQSLRS from the coding sequence GTGAAACGAACGGCTACCGCCCTCCTCGCAGTCCTGTTGTCCCTCGTCGCGGTCGGCACCACCGCCTGCACGAGCGACGCCCCCTCGAACGAGATCACCCTCGGCGTGGTCGACGTCGGCAAGCCCCACTGGAAGGTGTTCACCGACGTCGCGAAGGAACACGGCTACTCCGTGAAGCTCGTGTCCTTCTCCGACTACAACGCCCCGAACCCCGCCCTCGCCGACGAATCCATCGACCTCAACCAGTTCCAGCACGTGCGCTACCTCGCCGCGTACAACGTCAAGAACAGCGTCCGGCTCACCCCCGTCGGCGCCACCCAGATCTACCCGCTGCAGCTGTACTCGAAGCGGCACCGCTCGATCGACGCGCTGCCGCAGGGCGCCACGATCGCGCTGTCGGACAACCCCGCCAACCAGATCCGTCCCCTCCTCAGCCTCAAGGCGGCCGGGCTCGTGACCTTCCGCGACGGCGCCGGTACCTGGCAGTCCACCCTGGCCGACGTCGACCGGGCACGGTCCAAGGTCACGCTCGTCACGCTGGATCCCACCCAGATCGGCCCGTCGCTCGACAGCGTCGACGCCGGCTTCGTCGACGACACCTTCGCGGTGAAACTGGGCCTGACGAGCAAGGACTCGATCTACACCGACGATCCGCGCCGCCCCGACCTGGCGCAGTACGTCAACGTCTTCGCCGCCCGCGAGAACGATCCCCGCACCGGCGACTACACCGCGCTCGCGGGTCTGTACCACGATCAGCGGGTGCGCGACGCCGTCGTCAAGGACTCCGGCGAGACCGCGATCTTCACGACGGATGCGCCGGACGCGCTCCGGGAGACGCTGGCCCGGGTGGAGCAGTCGCTGCGGAGCTAG
- a CDS encoding cation:proton antiporter, which translates to MTFSTLALVTALGLLGPLLAAKRSWHLPLILGPMLAGVVFGATGFRVLDATEPTFAFLADIGFAIVMFVAGTHVPVRDPAVRSALGSGAIRAAAVGVIAAVLGTALAAAFDIGHAALYAVLMASSSAAVVLPVINDNHLTGKPVLALTAQVAIADTVCVVALPLVIDPPTAGRAALGALAVGGAAFVLYLLLRWSENSGLRDRLEAFSEQREFALQLRISLVALFLLAAIATTMHVSVMLAGFALGLAVSSVGEPRRMAAQLFALGEGFLAPLFFVWLGARVNLRDLVEHPSFILLGLALGFGAIGAHVAMRFAGLPIPLGVLAAAQIGVPVAAVTVGEQLHLFAAGEGAALILGALVTIGGVSLAAGPAASSAATAPPGPASPGARPAHPS; encoded by the coding sequence ATGACGTTCTCGACGCTGGCGCTGGTCACGGCGCTGGGGCTGCTGGGCCCGCTGCTCGCCGCGAAGCGGTCGTGGCACCTGCCGCTGATCCTGGGGCCGATGCTGGCGGGCGTGGTCTTCGGCGCCACGGGTTTCCGGGTGCTGGACGCCACCGAACCGACGTTCGCGTTCCTCGCCGACATCGGCTTCGCGATCGTCATGTTCGTCGCCGGAACGCACGTCCCGGTGCGCGATCCCGCGGTGCGGTCGGCGCTGGGCTCGGGCGCGATCCGCGCCGCCGCCGTCGGCGTCATCGCCGCGGTCCTCGGCACCGCCCTGGCGGCGGCCTTCGACATCGGGCACGCCGCGTTGTACGCGGTGCTCATGGCCTCGTCGTCGGCGGCCGTCGTGCTGCCGGTCATCAACGACAACCACCTCACCGGCAAGCCGGTGCTGGCACTCACCGCGCAGGTCGCGATCGCCGACACCGTGTGCGTCGTCGCGTTGCCGCTCGTCATCGACCCGCCCACAGCGGGCCGGGCCGCTCTCGGCGCGCTCGCGGTGGGCGGCGCGGCGTTCGTGCTCTACTTGCTCCTGCGCTGGTCGGAGAACAGCGGCCTGCGGGACCGGCTCGAGGCCTTCTCGGAGCAGCGCGAGTTCGCCCTGCAGCTGCGGATCAGCCTCGTGGCGCTGTTCCTGCTCGCGGCGATCGCCACCACCATGCACGTCTCGGTGATGCTGGCCGGCTTCGCTCTGGGCCTGGCCGTCTCCTCGGTGGGGGAGCCCCGGCGGATGGCGGCGCAGCTCTTCGCGCTCGGTGAGGGCTTCCTCGCGCCGCTGTTCTTCGTCTGGCTGGGCGCCCGGGTGAATCTCCGCGACCTGGTCGAGCACCCGTCGTTCATCCTGCTCGGCCTCGCCCTCGGCTTCGGCGCGATCGGCGCGCACGTCGCGATGCGGTTCGCGGGCCTCCCGATCCCGCTCGGCGTGCTCGCGGCCGCGCAGATCGGGGTCCCCGTCGCCGCGGTCACCGTCGGCGAGCAATTGCACTTGTTCGCCGCGGGCGAGGGCGCCGCGCTGATCCTCGGCGCCCTCGTCACGATCGGCGGGGTGTCGCTCGCCGCCGGTCCGGCCGCTAGCTCCGCAGCGACTGCTCCACCCGGGCCAGCGTCTCCCGGAGCGCGTCCGGCGCATCCGTCGTGA
- a CDS encoding alpha-hydroxy-acid oxidizing protein, with protein MADYGSFQDGIYAEGLLAKHRHFPYTFGDLEARAQQVLDHSLFDYVRGGAGDETTQDANVTELRRYGFVPRMLRDRSVRDLSTTFLGAELDAPVILCPVGVNGLVHENGDLEVARAAAELNVAAMYSTLSEAPLEEIADARGDSFAAFQLYPTKDDQLTDSLVRRADKAGFDALTITLDTGSLGWRPRDLGNGYIPFLRGRCLANYLSDPRFIELCGVENPPPLHAGIVWSSLFSKPTFSWDDVARLRRITDLPIILKGICHAEDARKAATEGVDAIACSNHGGRQANGGLPAVSHLEGVLDAGLPVTFDSGVRDGVDILRVVGLGATLAGIGRPYVYGLTLGGAAGVEHVLRSMLAEADLTMAADCLTTLADLHVVKR; from the coding sequence ATGGCGGACTACGGCAGCTTCCAGGACGGGATCTACGCGGAGGGGCTGCTCGCGAAGCACCGCCACTTCCCCTACACCTTCGGCGATCTCGAAGCGCGGGCGCAGCAGGTGCTCGACCACTCCCTCTTCGACTACGTGCGCGGCGGCGCCGGCGACGAGACCACGCAGGACGCGAACGTCACCGAACTGCGTCGCTACGGCTTCGTCCCGCGGATGCTGCGCGACCGCAGCGTGCGCGACCTGTCGACCACGTTCCTCGGCGCCGAACTCGACGCCCCGGTGATCCTCTGCCCCGTCGGCGTGAACGGCCTGGTCCACGAGAACGGCGACCTCGAGGTCGCCCGGGCCGCCGCCGAACTGAACGTGGCGGCGATGTACTCGACGCTGTCGGAGGCGCCGCTGGAGGAGATCGCGGACGCCCGCGGCGACTCCTTCGCCGCCTTCCAGCTGTACCCGACCAAGGACGATCAGCTCACCGACAGCCTGGTGCGCCGCGCCGACAAGGCCGGTTTCGACGCGCTCACCATCACCCTCGACACCGGCAGCCTGGGCTGGCGCCCGCGGGACCTGGGCAACGGCTACATCCCGTTCCTGCGCGGCCGGTGCCTCGCCAACTACCTCTCGGACCCGCGGTTCATCGAGCTGTGCGGCGTGGAGAACCCGCCGCCCCTGCATGCGGGGATCGTCTGGTCGTCACTGTTCAGCAAGCCGACCTTCTCGTGGGACGACGTGGCCCGCCTCCGCCGGATCACCGACCTGCCGATCATTCTCAAGGGCATCTGCCACGCCGAGGACGCGCGCAAGGCGGCGACTGAGGGCGTCGACGCGATCGCGTGCTCCAACCACGGCGGCCGGCAGGCCAACGGCGGGCTGCCGGCGGTGAGCCATCTCGAGGGCGTCCTCGACGCGGGCCTGCCCGTCACCTTCGACAGCGGCGTCCGCGACGGCGTCGACATCCTGCGCGTCGTGGGCCTCGGCGCGACGCTCGCCGGCATCGGCCGCCCGTACGTCTACGGGCTCACCCTCGGCGGCGCCGCGGGCGTCGAGCACGTGCTCCGCTCGATGCTGGCGGAGGCCGACCTGACGATGGCCGCGGACTGTCTGACCACCCTCGCCGACCTGCACGTCGTCAAGCGGTGA
- a CDS encoding alpha/beta fold hydrolase, with the protein MPHAPLSDGARLAYTVHPAAPGASGPGVLLFAGQALAGSSWAPVVDVFRAAGPVITFDHRGIGASDDVFPRGWSTRDCAADALAVLDAARADGAIGDAVDVYGFSMGGRAAQWLAADHPGRIRRLILGATTVGDAHGVARPSEVLRILVRSDRRALLELFFTPDWLAAHPEAAEAILAQPRSLPAQRAHFAASTDHDAAAALPWIEAPTLVLHGADDRMCPAENAEILRAGIDGARMRVYRGVRHGYHLQEPAATVDALDFLTAP; encoded by the coding sequence ATGCCTCACGCCCCGCTGTCCGACGGTGCCCGGCTCGCCTACACCGTGCACCCCGCGGCGCCCGGCGCGAGCGGTCCCGGGGTGCTGCTGTTCGCCGGTCAGGCGCTCGCCGGATCGTCGTGGGCGCCGGTCGTCGACGTCTTCCGCGCCGCCGGGCCCGTCATCACCTTCGACCATCGTGGCATCGGCGCCAGCGACGACGTCTTCCCGCGCGGGTGGAGCACCCGGGACTGCGCCGCGGACGCCCTCGCCGTGCTCGACGCGGCCCGCGCGGACGGCGCGATCGGCGACGCCGTCGACGTCTACGGCTTCTCCATGGGCGGCCGCGCCGCGCAGTGGCTCGCCGCCGACCACCCCGGCCGGATCCGGCGTCTCATCCTCGGCGCCACGACGGTCGGCGACGCCCACGGCGTCGCGCGCCCCAGCGAGGTGCTCCGCATCCTCGTCCGCTCGGACCGCCGGGCGCTGCTGGAGCTGTTCTTCACCCCGGACTGGCTCGCCGCGCACCCCGAGGCGGCCGAGGCGATCCTCGCGCAGCCGCGGTCCCTCCCGGCGCAGCGCGCGCACTTCGCCGCGAGCACCGACCACGACGCCGCGGCCGCCCTCCCGTGGATCGAGGCGCCGACCCTCGTCCTGCACGGCGCCGACGACCGCATGTGCCCGGCCGAGAACGCCGAGATCCTCCGCGCCGGCATCGACGGTGCGCGGATGCGGGTGTACCGGGGCGTGCGGCACGGCTACCACCTGCAGGAGCCCGCGGCCACCGTCGACGCCCTGGACTTCCTCACCGCGCCCTGA
- a CDS encoding flavodoxin domain-containing protein, giving the protein MSVHIFYGSSTGTAEGAANAMYTVFAKAGSVELHDMMDGEIDALDPADFHVFSCATYGEGELPAGTTEFFEDLLEAAPDLTGLRFAVFGLGDSIYVDTYNAGGKTIVKHLTGLGATQVGDRFEHDNSGTDDVDEKAVEWAEEIVGQI; this is encoded by the coding sequence ATGTCTGTTCACATCTTCTACGGTTCCTCGACCGGCACCGCCGAGGGCGCAGCGAACGCCATGTACACCGTGTTCGCCAAGGCCGGCTCCGTCGAGCTGCACGACATGATGGACGGCGAGATCGACGCGCTGGATCCCGCGGACTTCCACGTCTTCTCGTGCGCCACGTACGGCGAGGGCGAACTGCCCGCCGGCACCACCGAGTTCTTCGAGGACCTGCTCGAGGCCGCGCCCGACCTCACGGGCCTGCGCTTCGCGGTCTTCGGCCTGGGCGACTCCATCTACGTCGACACCTACAACGCCGGCGGCAAGACGATCGTCAAGCACCTCACGGGGCTGGGCGCCACGCAGGTGGGCGACCGCTTCGAGCACGACAACTCCGGCACCGACGACGTGGACGAGAAGGCCGTCGAGTGGGCCGAGGAGATCGTCGGCCAGATCTGA
- a CDS encoding DUF4395 domain-containing protein: MSGLFSFPNPVNEYAARATAGLVVILAVVTIVAGQWWLYAALAIGFALRVAGGPRYSPFGRLSVHVIAPKLGPAKLVPGPPKRFAQTIGLAFSTVALVLFLTGNTVAAQIVLGLLVVAALLESAAGVCLGCVVFGWLQRRGVIPASVCEACAGVNTTPPTLTVPQ; this comes from the coding sequence GTGAGTGGTCTCTTCTCCTTCCCGAACCCGGTCAACGAGTACGCGGCCCGCGCGACCGCCGGCCTCGTCGTCATCCTCGCGGTGGTGACGATCGTCGCCGGGCAGTGGTGGCTGTACGCCGCGCTGGCGATCGGGTTCGCGCTGCGCGTCGCGGGCGGGCCCCGGTACTCGCCCTTCGGCCGGCTGTCGGTGCACGTCATCGCTCCGAAGCTCGGCCCGGCCAAGCTGGTCCCCGGTCCGCCGAAGCGGTTCGCGCAGACCATCGGCCTCGCGTTCTCGACGGTGGCCCTGGTCCTGTTCCTCACGGGCAACACCGTCGCGGCGCAGATCGTGCTCGGCCTCCTCGTCGTGGCGGCTCTGCTCGAGTCGGCCGCGGGCGTGTGCCTCGGCTGCGTCGTCTTCGGCTGGCTGCAACGCCGCGGCGTCATTCCGGCCTCGGTGTGCGAGGCCTGCGCGGGCGTGAACACCACGCCGCCCACCCTCACCGTGCCGCAGTAG
- a CDS encoding MarR family winged helix-turn-helix transcriptional regulator — protein MKPGDAEALRLAVGLLEQRLRQLPAAGLRGSELFVLATVEALGVDAFPTAIGDRLAMKRSNVSTVVTDLRRRGFLEGDADGSDGRRRPVALTDRGREVLHARDAAQDAWLVETGSAQLTADEAARLRDAVPLLLRLAAGPGPGG, from the coding sequence GTGAAGCCCGGCGACGCCGAGGCGCTGCGCCTCGCGGTGGGCCTGCTGGAGCAGCGACTCCGGCAGCTGCCCGCCGCGGGGCTGCGCGGATCCGAGCTGTTCGTGCTCGCCACCGTCGAGGCGCTCGGCGTCGACGCCTTCCCGACGGCGATCGGGGACCGGCTCGCGATGAAGCGGTCCAACGTGTCGACGGTCGTCACCGACCTGCGGCGCCGCGGTTTCCTCGAGGGCGACGCCGACGGATCCGACGGCCGGCGGCGGCCCGTCGCCCTGACGGACCGCGGGCGGGAGGTCCTGCACGCCCGCGACGCCGCGCAGGACGCCTGGCTCGTGGAGACCGGGAGCGCACAGCTCACCGCCGACGAGGCCGCCCGCCTCCGCGACGCGGTGCCGCTGCTCCTGCGCCTGGCGGCGGGGCCGGGCCCCGGCGGATGA
- a CDS encoding flotillin family protein, with product MTVSILIAAGAAVIVILLALWIFFHNYIKSPPDQVAIFTGRGEMKVVRGGARFKVPGLERVDYMPLRPFEIRIALSNARSIDGVPVELQAVGLVRIGTTDEMTRTAAQRFLTANMGELENQINEILAGSLRGIAATMTVEQLNSNREALARGVVDEAGGDLSRIGMEVDILKIAGIEDRNGYLESLGQKRIAEVKRDADIGKAEAERDSLIRSADARRAGEIAQTEAETAIAEAQQGRDVRIAQLRAQTEAQNAEADQAGPLAKAKAEKAVGIALEEAEAARVEARTEVERKRRAQAEASLDADVIAPAEAARQAAVARAEGERQAAILAAEATAESTRLDGESKAQARKSAAAALEAELRADAAGKQAQAEAFNQYNAEAVRLLLAPQVLATVEASVRAQSEATAAIDSINIIGGGGNDATGGLLGLSGQSVAAVVAALKSQGIDLGQLLGAAPGETVVVDE from the coding sequence ATGACCGTATCGATCCTGATCGCGGCAGGTGCCGCGGTGATCGTGATCCTGCTCGCCCTGTGGATCTTCTTCCACAACTACATCAAGTCGCCGCCCGACCAGGTGGCCATCTTCACCGGCCGCGGCGAGATGAAGGTCGTCCGCGGCGGCGCCCGGTTCAAGGTGCCCGGCCTCGAGCGCGTCGACTACATGCCGTTGCGCCCCTTCGAGATCCGGATCGCGCTCAGCAACGCCCGCAGCATCGACGGCGTGCCCGTCGAGCTGCAGGCCGTCGGTCTCGTGCGCATCGGCACCACCGACGAGATGACCCGCACCGCGGCCCAGCGGTTCCTCACCGCCAACATGGGCGAGCTCGAGAACCAGATCAACGAGATCCTGGCGGGCAGCCTCCGCGGCATCGCCGCCACCATGACCGTCGAGCAGCTCAACAGCAACCGCGAGGCCCTCGCCCGCGGCGTGGTCGACGAGGCCGGCGGCGACCTGTCGCGCATCGGCATGGAGGTCGACATCCTCAAGATCGCCGGCATCGAGGACCGCAACGGCTATCTCGAATCGCTCGGCCAGAAGCGCATCGCCGAGGTCAAGCGCGACGCCGACATCGGCAAGGCCGAGGCCGAGCGCGACTCGCTCATCCGCTCCGCCGACGCCCGCCGCGCCGGGGAGATCGCGCAGACCGAGGCCGAGACCGCGATCGCCGAGGCCCAGCAGGGCCGCGACGTGCGCATCGCCCAGCTCCGCGCACAGACCGAGGCGCAGAACGCCGAGGCCGACCAGGCCGGCCCGCTCGCCAAGGCGAAGGCGGAGAAGGCCGTCGGCATCGCACTCGAGGAGGCCGAGGCGGCCCGCGTCGAGGCCCGCACCGAGGTCGAGCGCAAGCGTCGCGCGCAGGCCGAGGCCTCGCTCGACGCCGACGTCATCGCGCCCGCCGAGGCCGCCCGCCAGGCCGCCGTCGCGCGCGCCGAGGGCGAGCGACAGGCGGCGATCCTGGCCGCCGAGGCGACCGCGGAGTCGACCCGCCTCGACGGCGAGTCGAAGGCGCAGGCCCGCAAGTCCGCCGCCGCGGCCCTGGAAGCGGAGCTGCGCGCCGACGCCGCCGGTAAGCAGGCCCAGGCCGAAGCGTTCAACCAGTACAACGCGGAGGCCGTCCGGCTGCTGCTCGCGCCGCAGGTGCTCGCCACCGTCGAGGCGTCGGTCCGCGCGCAGTCCGAGGCGACCGCCGCGATCGACAGCATCAACATCATCGGCGGCGGCGGGAACGACGCCACCGGCGGCCTGCTCGGCCTCTCGGGCCAGTCGGTCGCGGCCGTCGTCGCGGCGCTCAAGTCCCAGGGCATCGACCTGGGCCAGCTGCTCGGCGCCGCCCCGGGCGAGACCGTCGTGGTCGACGAGTAA
- a CDS encoding tyrosine-type recombinase/integrase, translated as MARIPDYVEVVTLPSGERRYEVRVELPPRNGKRRQKKKRTRTIEEAKDFYSRHVAVTRSSSRLAPSKITVRMAIDQYVEQLDVAPNTLNSYVNNLRPAIDLLGDMRLQKVEPKDVARLVSTLRKGGMLAGDWRRPPGTAVPWTPYRMKPWKQSSVNGTIHCLREVWKMEMSAGVATYNVPATVRRDPVELPVRSTLTAAQVTVLYRAVANDRLEHMFYLALHGLRRGEVAGLRWSDVDLESEIPTISISSQRTTNRGAVTVRQTKSRSSTRTLPIPSTLLPVLRRAKKRAESEAAVAGTQWSNSGYLVSKPLGEAYHPNYLGELWQKALADAGLPRVRFHDARHTCGTLMHLNGVPMAVIAAWLGHANPTITQRIYAHSQQDALRLGGELLSTLTALDGDKSKPSENAKKGRSNTRRNAIVVRGKARSLKAPSNHRAPSESRPPGE; from the coding sequence TTGGCACGGATCCCCGACTACGTCGAAGTCGTGACGCTGCCGTCCGGCGAACGCCGGTACGAGGTTCGCGTGGAGCTCCCACCGCGCAACGGGAAGCGCCGGCAGAAGAAGAAGCGGACGCGAACGATCGAGGAGGCGAAGGACTTCTACAGCCGGCACGTCGCAGTAACGCGGTCGTCGTCGCGACTCGCACCCTCGAAGATCACGGTGCGCATGGCGATCGACCAGTACGTCGAGCAGCTGGACGTGGCGCCCAACACGCTCAACTCCTACGTGAACAACCTTCGTCCAGCGATCGACCTTCTGGGGGACATGCGCTTGCAGAAGGTCGAGCCGAAGGACGTCGCGCGCCTGGTCTCGACTCTTCGGAAGGGTGGGATGTTGGCCGGCGATTGGCGGCGACCGCCCGGCACCGCGGTTCCGTGGACGCCGTACCGGATGAAGCCCTGGAAGCAGAGTTCGGTGAACGGGACGATCCACTGCCTCCGCGAGGTCTGGAAGATGGAGATGAGTGCGGGTGTCGCCACGTACAACGTCCCCGCCACCGTCCGTCGCGACCCTGTCGAGCTTCCAGTCCGCTCCACGCTGACCGCGGCGCAGGTGACCGTCCTGTATCGCGCAGTCGCGAACGACAGGCTGGAGCACATGTTCTACCTGGCACTACATGGGCTCCGCCGAGGTGAGGTCGCAGGTCTTCGATGGAGCGATGTAGACCTCGAGTCCGAGATTCCGACGATCTCGATCAGTAGCCAGCGCACCACTAACCGCGGCGCTGTCACCGTTCGCCAGACGAAGAGTCGCTCGTCAACACGCACTTTGCCCATCCCGTCCACATTGCTGCCCGTCCTCCGCCGGGCCAAGAAGCGTGCGGAGTCCGAAGCGGCGGTTGCGGGCACCCAGTGGTCGAACTCTGGCTACCTCGTCTCGAAGCCGCTCGGCGAGGCCTACCATCCCAACTATCTCGGCGAGCTGTGGCAGAAGGCGCTTGCTGACGCCGGACTCCCACGTGTGCGGTTCCACGACGCACGGCACACCTGCGGAACGCTCATGCATCTCAACGGTGTGCCAATGGCAGTCATTGCCGCGTGGCTCGGGCATGCCAACCCGACGATCACACAGCGCATCTACGCGCACAGCCAACAGGACGCGCTGCGTCTCGGCGGCGAACTCTTGTCGACGCTCACTGCTCTCGACGGCGACAAGTCGAAGCCCTCCGAGAACGCCAAGAAGGGTCGATCCAACACCCGTCGAAATGCGATAGTAGTCAGAGGAAAGGCGCGGTCGCTCAAGGCTCCGTCCAATCATCGAGCACCGTCCGAGAGTCGCCCTCCAGGCGAATAG
- a CDS encoding helix-turn-helix domain-containing protein has translation MQELDSAIATLIAAARSQPAEQRPPGRVMLTAQEVAERLHLSKGHVYSLVRQGEVASVKIGRRVLISEDALEEFLDRSTSPAHY, from the coding sequence ATGCAGGAGCTCGACAGCGCGATCGCCACGCTCATCGCGGCGGCGCGGAGCCAGCCCGCCGAACAACGCCCTCCCGGGCGCGTGATGCTCACCGCGCAGGAAGTGGCAGAGCGCCTTCACCTCTCGAAGGGGCACGTCTACAGCCTCGTTCGCCAGGGAGAAGTCGCCTCCGTGAAGATCGGCCGCAGGGTCCTGATCTCGGAGGATGCACTTGAGGAGTTCCTGGACCGATCGACCTCTCCGGCGCACTACTGA
- a CDS encoding YHYH protein, translating into MKSHGDGRRGLVALLAATVVAACTTTSAAAPALYADGVLPVGDGKYVTDGPRAGYVYMCGDFASSLGRAGIGGAKSRGPWFTPDGKGYRPADKPHVRGEVSVPGQFDVRIAGGTREISTNGLPQVHPVGNFPVALDDPVRAIDPNPNTIAERKVLYALPVSPAAASRPGCIREQVGVMLRSAALLSPVDAEGRDAVAWEVQDRCDGHPEPSGQYHFHGPSQCLPGTETARVIGYALDGFPITGSRDVRGREVFSRDLDQCHGGAAEYIDTDGRVVRGYRYALTRDWPYSVSCFTGGSESPLAPGRQSNPTGPAAGTADGTGFTLPAADHPH; encoded by the coding sequence ATGAAGAGTCACGGAGATGGGCGCAGGGGCCTCGTCGCGCTTCTCGCTGCCACAGTGGTTGCGGCCTGCACAACGACGTCGGCCGCGGCGCCGGCGCTGTACGCGGACGGTGTCCTGCCGGTGGGCGACGGCAAGTACGTCACCGACGGACCCCGCGCCGGCTACGTCTACATGTGCGGCGACTTCGCCTCGTCGCTCGGTCGGGCCGGGATCGGGGGAGCGAAGTCGCGCGGCCCCTGGTTCACACCCGACGGGAAGGGGTACCGGCCCGCGGACAAGCCCCATGTCCGCGGTGAGGTGTCGGTTCCGGGACAGTTCGACGTCCGCATCGCCGGCGGCACGCGGGAGATCTCCACGAACGGACTGCCGCAGGTGCATCCCGTCGGCAACTTCCCCGTCGCGCTTGACGACCCGGTGCGGGCCATCGACCCGAACCCGAACACCATCGCCGAGCGCAAGGTCCTCTACGCGCTCCCCGTGTCGCCAGCAGCTGCATCGCGACCCGGCTGCATCCGGGAGCAGGTGGGCGTCATGCTGCGCTCGGCTGCACTCCTGAGCCCGGTCGACGCGGAAGGCAGGGATGCAGTCGCGTGGGAGGTGCAGGACCGGTGCGATGGCCACCCCGAGCCCAGCGGCCAGTACCACTTCCACGGCCCCAGTCAGTGCCTGCCCGGAACCGAGACCGCTCGGGTGATCGGGTACGCCCTCGACGGATTCCCGATCACCGGCTCGCGGGACGTCCGCGGGCGAGAGGTCTTCTCCCGCGACCTCGACCAGTGCCACGGCGGCGCTGCGGAGTACATCGACACCGACGGTCGCGTCGTTCGCGGGTACCGGTACGCCTTGACGCGTGATTGGCCGTACTCGGTCAGCTGCTTCACTGGCGGATCGGAGAGTCCGCTCGCGCCTGGGCGGCAGAGCAATCCGACGGGCCCTGCGGCAGGGACGGCCGACGGCACAGGCTTCACACTGCCGGCGGCCGACCACCCGCACTAG
- a CDS encoding RNA ligase family protein, which translates to MTTTDEAKSASLYYSNGSSDKEYHARIEPKGDGFVVTFAYGRRGSTLTTGTKTTAPVAYDKALAVFDKLISGKQAKGYTFGEDGTPYLNPDSDRQASGLLPQLLNVVDNDAVAELLASEEWCLQEKMDGRRMMLRKTGDTVEAINKLGLIVGVSKLVADAALAIDGDFTLDGEIIGDRLHAFDLLSVHGQDACDWAYSARYVALTELLSDAASAITAVPSVEAPEAKAARLAELKAAGAEGVVFKRLDAVYRHGRPNSGGTQRKFKFVETLSALVSTVNTQRSVGLTLDGDDGPVFVGNVTIPSNHEVPTVGSVVEVRYLYATPTPTLYQPVYLGQRDDVEAAECVLAQVKFKAPTA; encoded by the coding sequence GTGACCACGACCGACGAAGCCAAGTCAGCCAGCCTGTACTACTCCAACGGATCCAGCGACAAGGAGTATCACGCCCGCATCGAGCCGAAGGGCGACGGCTTCGTCGTCACCTTCGCGTACGGGCGCCGCGGCTCCACCCTGACCACCGGAACGAAGACGACCGCGCCGGTCGCCTACGACAAGGCGCTGGCGGTCTTCGACAAGCTCATCAGTGGGAAGCAGGCCAAGGGATACACCTTTGGTGAAGACGGCACGCCGTACCTGAACCCCGACTCCGATCGTCAGGCGTCGGGGCTGCTCCCCCAGCTGCTCAACGTGGTCGACAACGACGCCGTGGCCGAGCTCCTCGCCAGTGAGGAGTGGTGCCTGCAGGAGAAGATGGACGGCCGTCGAATGATGCTGCGCAAGACCGGCGACACCGTCGAGGCGATCAACAAGCTCGGACTGATCGTCGGCGTCTCGAAGCTGGTAGCGGACGCGGCGCTCGCCATCGATGGCGACTTCACCCTCGACGGCGAGATCATCGGCGACCGCCTGCATGCCTTCGACTTGCTCAGCGTCCACGGACAGGATGCGTGCGACTGGGCGTACAGCGCACGGTACGTCGCGCTGACCGAGCTCCTCAGCGATGCGGCTTCCGCGATCACCGCGGTCCCGAGCGTCGAAGCCCCCGAAGCGAAGGCTGCGCGCCTGGCGGAGCTCAAGGCGGCCGGCGCCGAGGGCGTGGTCTTCAAGCGCCTGGATGCGGTGTACCGCCACGGACGGCCCAACAGCGGTGGCACCCAGCGCAAGTTCAAGTTCGTCGAGACCTTGAGCGCCCTGGTCAGCACGGTCAACACGCAGCGCAGTGTCGGCCTGACCTTGGATGGCGACGACGGCCCCGTCTTCGTCGGCAACGTGACGATCCCGAGCAACCACGAGGTGCCCACGGTCGGATCGGTGGTCGAGGTCCGCTACCTGTACGCAACCCCGACTCCCACGCTGTATCAGCCGGTCTACCTCGGTCAGCGCGACGACGTGGAAGCAGCGGAGTGCGTACTCGCCCAGGTGAAGTTCAAGGCGCCGACCGCGTAG